A section of the Streptomyces sp. CG1 genome encodes:
- a CDS encoding phytanoyl-CoA dioxygenase family protein, translating to MKLTEEQLASYHHDGFVLLENVFSNDEIDTLCIALMEDQRVDGPCLITENDGVTLRSLYASHTRHPVFERLVRTERLLGPARQIAGEDLYVHQMKINSKRAFGGEQWAWHQDYIVWRDADNMPAPSQVNVALFLDDVTEFNGPVIFLRGSHRLGTLERGASTEDHGSGHIDPDAYSLTRAELADLVKQHEMVSPKGARGGVLLFSSQIVHGSATNISPFARRLLILTYNPVSAAPRPVGAPRPEHLVGRDHIPLEVDRGPLDRP from the coding sequence ATGAAACTCACCGAGGAGCAGCTCGCCAGCTATCACCACGACGGATTCGTGCTGCTGGAGAACGTGTTCTCCAACGATGAGATCGACACGCTGTGCATCGCGCTGATGGAGGACCAGCGCGTGGACGGCCCGTGTCTGATCACCGAGAACGACGGCGTCACCCTGCGCTCGCTCTACGCCTCGCACACCCGCCACCCGGTCTTCGAACGGCTCGTACGCACCGAGCGGCTGCTCGGCCCCGCCCGGCAGATCGCCGGTGAGGACCTCTACGTACACCAAATGAAGATCAACTCCAAGCGCGCGTTCGGCGGCGAGCAGTGGGCGTGGCACCAGGACTACATCGTCTGGCGCGACGCCGACAACATGCCGGCCCCCTCGCAGGTGAACGTCGCGCTCTTCCTCGACGACGTCACCGAGTTCAACGGCCCGGTGATCTTCCTGCGCGGCTCGCACCGGCTCGGGACGCTGGAACGGGGCGCGTCCACCGAGGACCACGGCAGCGGCCACATCGACCCGGACGCGTACTCCCTGACCCGGGCCGAACTCGCCGATCTGGTCAAGCAGCACGAGATGGTCAGCCCGAAGGGTGCGCGGGGCGGCGTGCTGCTGTTCAGCTCGCAGATCGTCCACGGGTCCGCCACCAACATCTCCCCGTTCGCCCGCCGCCTGCTGATCCTCACCTACAACCCGGTGTCGGCCGCGCCACGCCCGGTCGGCGCCCCGCGCCCGGAGCACCTCGTCGGCCGCGACCACATTCCGCTCGAAGTCGACCGCGGTCCCCTCGATCGCCCCTGA
- a CDS encoding cytochrome P450, whose product MDLRQTGIVTAPAYSLDGGRSLHRWLRDMRLHHPVHQDPLTGVWTLYRHRDITQATADPATFSSELWRHLPGEMGTAALTAGNLTAMDPPRHRLVRDLVSSSFTARAVAGLRPRITAIAADLVDAVADRGEMDVVADLSDPLPVLVICDLLGLPRQEWELFRDWAQRLLSFDKGDLTDEAVVKRVADTQKELLDHLKVHCRRRRADPREDLISRLTQAEVGGERLTEEEVVNFANLLLLAGHVTTTLLLANIVLTLDEHPAAAAEVRTDRALIPGAIEETLRYRPVIVSNMRVTTRAVTVGAAQVPAGQFVSLSFISGNRDEQHFTDADRFDIHRDARRHLGFGHGIHYCLGAPLARLELGIALEAMLDRFRRFEVTGTPVDYYDTPGVAGPRSLRIAFRHH is encoded by the coding sequence ATGGATCTTCGGCAAACCGGCATCGTTACGGCACCGGCCTACTCGCTCGACGGAGGACGCTCGCTGCACCGGTGGTTGCGGGACATGCGGCTGCACCACCCGGTTCATCAAGATCCGCTCACTGGCGTGTGGACGCTCTACCGGCACCGTGACATCACGCAGGCCACCGCCGACCCCGCCACCTTCTCCTCGGAGCTGTGGCGGCACCTGCCCGGGGAGATGGGCACCGCCGCCCTCACCGCAGGCAACCTGACGGCCATGGACCCGCCCCGGCACCGCCTGGTGCGGGACCTGGTCAGCAGCTCGTTCACGGCCCGCGCGGTCGCGGGGCTGCGGCCCAGGATCACCGCCATCGCGGCCGACCTGGTCGACGCCGTCGCCGACCGCGGCGAGATGGACGTCGTCGCCGACCTCTCCGATCCGCTTCCCGTCCTGGTGATCTGCGATCTGCTCGGTCTGCCGAGGCAGGAATGGGAGCTGTTCCGCGACTGGGCACAGCGCCTGCTCTCGTTCGACAAGGGTGACCTGACGGACGAGGCGGTCGTCAAGCGCGTCGCGGATACCCAGAAGGAGCTGTTGGACCACCTGAAGGTCCACTGCCGACGGCGCCGGGCGGATCCCCGGGAGGATCTGATCAGCCGGCTGACCCAGGCCGAGGTCGGCGGGGAGCGGCTCACCGAGGAAGAGGTGGTGAACTTCGCCAACCTCCTCCTGCTCGCTGGTCATGTGACGACCACGCTGCTGCTGGCGAACATCGTCCTGACGCTCGACGAGCACCCGGCCGCGGCGGCCGAGGTGCGCACCGACCGGGCGTTGATTCCTGGGGCCATCGAGGAGACCCTCCGATACCGGCCGGTGATCGTCAGCAACATGCGGGTCACCACCCGTGCGGTCACGGTCGGTGCCGCGCAGGTGCCGGCGGGCCAGTTCGTGTCGTTGTCGTTCATCTCCGGCAACCGCGACGAGCAGCACTTCACCGACGCCGACCGGTTCGACATCCACCGTGACGCCCGCAGGCATCTGGGGTTCGGCCACGGGATCCACTACTGCCTGGGCGCGCCGCTGGCCCGCCTCGAGCTGGGGATCGCGCTCGAGGCGATGCTTGACCGCTTCAGACGGTTCGAGGTGACGGGTACGCCCGTCGACTACTACGACACGCCCGGGGTCGCCGGTCCGCGTTCCCTGCGCATCGCCTTCCGTCACCACTGA
- a CDS encoding AAA family ATPase codes for MFVCGVGVGGDKRRTILCRAVPWFFFGFPFHGHPRFPIRCPMCARAISEEEFSDGPGHSGVRQTPPTASRAQISLDDHYTRVYYGETVLRGSRDNVTGAFRTTLRGLFDMAVAPSEKLPFPLLERDVEVRQIERLIRQLHGGHGGVLAIEGSSGLGRSSLLELLLHRASEAGFCVLYARGNEFEGDMPFGAVAQLLESAGQGLGDAAATVPVRAAEGFDPQAAASPAVLGRLRRDLLELAGHRRLVVVVDDARWADVPSLRFLSYMGARAERTPVLLAVALDPADRGPAVDWLGGVSASLETTLLRLGPLSDRATRRLVSMTLGTAGSDDLARACFDATGGNPLLLHEVLAEVATGRSGTPEETLSRLSWRPPGRVLRQMVRRLQSLPGSSLAVARAVAVLGVAEDPVVVSQTADCAEADVDDAVTALVDAEVMTDTPALRFAQPMLRTAVYAGIPAFVRGRLHARAARALAETGASSQAVAEQLVNVPLATKELIEPHQGSGVWSRTRMWRAIGHLRQGRPKNPSVPGSAMKAAERAGMALDVARTLTLDGQFDQAITILGTAIAEVCDPDLTPRLEATAIWIAQLSPDTRDHGRERLEQLRKRAAKRNPVRPHLAEHALLDQFWRGAPGDHIGRLADDLLNRPRIPAGDSIGWSVGLVAAVMLAHFDRLPEARQAVLTLRDTANQTDTTLAGLDLCLRAALDYQLGDIAGAGDLALLVLSGTDGQRPPRMVQAFAAAVRAETLIEQGALDAAAAALEDPDLIDTDGAETIAVLPLLRARGRLRITQGQLEQALDDLLRGRRITTDLGLSPGAGVSWTSAVTALHRLGRIEEALSIAREDLAEARSFGAPGPLAAALRTLGLLTPGPAGLSLVQEAAGLMEDFPGRLELARTLMAYGIVLRRVGKGGAAREQLRLAAETAAVHGAHVLHRRAMEELRAIDTETAGRRSRSVLTPRQQRVAELAAEGMQNEEIAQKLFVTVKTVEWHLTQAYRKLGIESRSALAPALAATTLDYAESA; via the coding sequence ATGTTCGTATGCGGCGTGGGGGTCGGTGGCGATAAGCGGCGGACCATTTTGTGCCGAGCGGTTCCCTGGTTTTTCTTCGGCTTCCCTTTTCATGGGCATCCTCGATTTCCCATTCGCTGTCCGATGTGCGCTCGTGCAATCTCCGAAGAGGAATTCAGTGATGGGCCCGGCCATTCTGGCGTGCGGCAGACGCCGCCGACTGCCTCCAGGGCGCAGATATCACTGGACGATCATTATACCCGAGTGTACTATGGGGAGACCGTGCTTCGGGGGTCGCGGGACAACGTTACGGGGGCTTTTCGGACAACGTTACGGGGGCTTTTCGACATGGCGGTCGCTCCGTCTGAAAAATTACCTTTTCCGCTTCTCGAAAGGGACGTGGAGGTCCGACAGATCGAACGATTAATTCGGCAGCTTCATGGTGGTCACGGTGGTGTGCTGGCCATCGAGGGATCCTCAGGACTGGGCAGGTCCAGCCTCCTCGAACTGCTTCTTCACCGGGCGTCCGAAGCCGGATTCTGCGTGCTGTACGCCCGCGGGAACGAGTTCGAGGGTGACATGCCGTTCGGGGCCGTCGCCCAGTTACTGGAGTCGGCCGGGCAGGGCCTGGGCGACGCGGCAGCTACCGTCCCCGTCCGGGCCGCGGAGGGCTTCGACCCCCAGGCAGCGGCCTCGCCCGCCGTGCTCGGCCGACTACGCAGAGACCTGCTCGAGCTCGCGGGCCACCGCCGGCTGGTCGTCGTGGTGGACGACGCCCGCTGGGCGGACGTGCCGTCGTTGCGGTTCCTGAGCTATATGGGTGCCCGCGCCGAGCGCACCCCGGTGCTGCTCGCCGTCGCCCTCGACCCGGCCGACCGCGGTCCGGCGGTCGACTGGCTGGGCGGCGTCAGCGCCTCGCTGGAGACGACGCTGCTGCGGCTCGGCCCGCTGAGCGACCGGGCCACCCGCCGCCTGGTGTCCATGACCCTCGGGACAGCGGGCTCGGATGATTTGGCCAGGGCGTGCTTCGACGCCACCGGCGGCAACCCGCTGCTGCTGCACGAGGTGCTGGCGGAAGTCGCCACGGGCCGGTCGGGGACACCCGAGGAAACGTTGTCTCGGCTGTCCTGGCGGCCTCCGGGCCGGGTGCTGCGCCAGATGGTGCGGCGCCTGCAGAGCCTCCCGGGTTCCTCGCTCGCCGTCGCCCGTGCCGTCGCGGTACTGGGCGTGGCCGAGGATCCGGTGGTCGTTTCGCAGACGGCGGACTGCGCCGAGGCCGACGTCGATGACGCGGTGACGGCTCTCGTCGACGCCGAGGTGATGACCGACACCCCAGCACTGCGGTTCGCGCAGCCCATGCTGCGCACCGCGGTGTATGCCGGGATCCCCGCCTTCGTGCGCGGCCGCCTGCACGCCCGCGCGGCGCGTGCGCTGGCGGAGACCGGTGCGTCGTCGCAGGCGGTCGCCGAGCAACTGGTCAACGTTCCCCTGGCCACCAAGGAGCTGATCGAGCCGCACCAGGGCTCGGGCGTGTGGTCGCGGACCCGGATGTGGCGGGCCATCGGGCATCTGCGACAAGGCCGGCCGAAGAACCCGTCGGTGCCGGGATCCGCGATGAAGGCGGCCGAGCGCGCGGGGATGGCGCTGGACGTCGCCCGGACCCTCACCCTCGACGGCCAGTTCGACCAGGCGATCACGATCCTGGGGACGGCGATCGCCGAGGTGTGTGATCCGGACCTCACCCCGCGCCTGGAGGCGACGGCAATCTGGATCGCGCAGCTCTCCCCGGACACCCGGGACCACGGTCGGGAGCGGCTGGAGCAACTCCGGAAGCGGGCCGCGAAACGCAACCCCGTCCGGCCGCACCTCGCGGAGCACGCACTGCTCGACCAGTTCTGGCGGGGAGCGCCCGGGGACCACATCGGACGACTCGCCGACGATCTGCTGAACCGACCCCGGATCCCGGCCGGCGACAGCATCGGATGGAGTGTCGGCTTGGTGGCAGCCGTGATGCTCGCGCACTTCGACCGCTTGCCCGAGGCGCGGCAGGCGGTACTGACCCTGCGGGACACGGCGAATCAGACGGACACCACGCTTGCCGGACTCGACCTGTGCCTGAGGGCCGCGCTGGACTACCAGCTGGGGGACATCGCCGGGGCCGGGGATCTCGCCCTGCTGGTCCTTTCCGGTACCGACGGGCAGCGCCCGCCCCGCATGGTCCAGGCGTTCGCCGCGGCCGTGCGGGCCGAGACCCTGATCGAGCAGGGCGCCCTGGACGCAGCCGCCGCGGCGCTCGAAGATCCCGACCTGATCGACACCGACGGCGCGGAAACGATCGCCGTCCTTCCTCTGCTGCGCGCACGAGGGCGCCTGCGGATCACCCAGGGGCAGCTCGAACAGGCCCTTGACGACCTGCTCAGGGGCCGCCGGATCACCACCGACCTGGGCCTGTCCCCGGGCGCGGGGGTCTCCTGGACATCGGCGGTCACCGCACTGCACCGTCTCGGGCGTATTGAGGAAGCGCTCTCCATCGCCCGGGAGGATCTCGCCGAGGCCCGTTCCTTCGGTGCCCCCGGGCCGCTTGCCGCCGCGCTGCGCACCCTGGGGCTGCTGACCCCGGGGCCGGCCGGTCTGTCCCTGGTTCAGGAGGCGGCCGGTCTGATGGAGGACTTCCCGGGCCGGCTGGAATTGGCAAGGACCCTGATGGCCTACGGCATCGTGTTGCGCCGGGTGGGCAAGGGCGGGGCGGCGCGGGAGCAACTGCGCCTCGCCGCCGAGACGGCGGCCGTCCATGGCGCGCACGTCCTGCATCGCCGGGCGATGGAGGAACTGCGCGCGATCGATACCGAGACCGCGGGCCGCCGGTCCCGATCGGTGCTGACCCCCAGGCAGCAACGGGTCGCCGAACTCGCCGCGGAAGGCATGCAGAACGAGGAGATAGCGCAGAAGCTGTTCGTCACCGTCAAGACAGTGGAGTGGCATCTGACCCAGGCGTACCGGAAGCTCGGTATCGAATCCCGCAGTGCACTTGCGCCCGCGCTCGCCGCCACAACCCTGGACTACGCAGAGTCCGCATGA
- a CDS encoding cytochrome P450, whose protein sequence is MKREAEEKPGNRSAQNGPPLIATDPHAAYEHLREQAPACPIRSVEGSLMWIVARHDGVRSVLGDARFANNPASVPGGKAPLLQVNAMRRLGLDEELIPYLADTLLDSDGKEHSRLRRLVTPAFSARKVKALGSRIERLTDDLLDTLPQHATDGVADLLEHFAYPLPITVIGELVGVPATDLPAWLRWTHDLSFNQQALGETLRPLIDYTYDLVRRRYAEPGEDVISDLIRARDADGDRLSDRELVTMVLSLVIAGHDTTANFIANSIWALLTHPDQLALLRADPGLMPQAVQELLRWCGPVLVSRMRYATEDVDLGWTSFQTGDAVTAALSGANYDPREFEDPGRLDITRQHRGRGEVHLSFGAGPHYCLGAALARHEAETALSRLLARHPDLALAEPAEQLQWHAVSGMRKLARLPVRL, encoded by the coding sequence ATGAAAAGGGAAGCCGAAGAAAAACCAGGGAACCGCTCGGCACAAAATGGTCCGCCGCTTATCGCCACCGACCCCCACGCCGCATACGAACATCTGCGCGAACAGGCCCCGGCCTGCCCGATCCGGTCCGTCGAAGGCTCGCTGATGTGGATCGTCGCGCGACACGACGGCGTCCGTTCCGTACTCGGCGACGCGCGTTTCGCGAACAACCCCGCTTCAGTGCCCGGCGGAAAGGCGCCCTTGCTGCAGGTCAACGCCATGCGCCGGCTGGGCCTCGACGAAGAGCTGATCCCGTACCTGGCCGACACACTCCTGGACAGCGACGGCAAGGAGCACAGCCGGCTGCGCCGCCTGGTGACGCCCGCGTTCTCGGCGCGCAAGGTCAAAGCGCTGGGCTCCCGGATCGAACGCCTCACCGACGACCTGCTCGACACCCTGCCGCAGCACGCCACCGACGGCGTGGCCGACCTGCTCGAGCACTTCGCCTATCCGCTGCCGATCACCGTCATCGGCGAGCTGGTCGGGGTGCCGGCCACCGATCTGCCCGCCTGGCTGCGCTGGACCCACGACCTCTCCTTCAACCAGCAGGCCCTGGGCGAGACGTTACGGCCACTCATCGACTACACCTACGACCTTGTCCGGCGCCGCTACGCCGAGCCCGGCGAGGACGTGATCAGCGATCTGATCCGGGCCCGGGACGCCGACGGCGACCGGCTCTCCGACCGCGAGCTGGTCACCATGGTGCTCAGCCTGGTCATCGCGGGGCACGACACCACCGCCAACTTCATCGCCAACAGCATCTGGGCGTTGCTGACCCACCCGGATCAGCTCGCCCTGCTGCGTGCCGACCCCGGACTCATGCCGCAGGCCGTGCAGGAGCTGCTGCGCTGGTGCGGGCCGGTTCTGGTGTCCCGGATGCGGTATGCCACGGAAGATGTGGACCTCGGCTGGACCAGCTTCCAGACCGGTGACGCCGTCACGGCGGCGCTCAGCGGCGCCAACTACGACCCGCGCGAGTTCGAGGACCCCGGCAGGCTGGACATCACCCGGCAGCACCGCGGCCGGGGCGAGGTGCACCTCTCGTTCGGCGCCGGTCCGCACTACTGCCTCGGCGCGGCACTGGCCCGTCACGAGGCCGAGACGGCGCTGAGCCGTCTGCTGGCCCGCCACCCCGACCTGGCTCTGGCCGAGCCCGCGGAGCAACTGCAGTGGCACGCCGTGTCCGGCATGCGCAAGCTGGCCCGGTTGCCGGTGCGGCTCTAA
- a CDS encoding thioesterase II family protein has protein sequence MTATLVTLGAAGPGTASRTLVCVPHAGGSVVAFRGWVRVAAAAGMALRAVHWEDETGTNGRRPSIESRADALAAELRDLPEPWVLLGHSLGALIAAETARRVEEQAGASVPERVVLCAAAPPGYPRGFPPGVLNASGTGMAQYVRRLGGTPEEILSDPEFGPQLLTQLRNDLDLIERYEGASGRPLSSPVSVYGGASDASVPIEVLGGWRAFAPQARVRVFPGNHFFLHDSPADVCREVAADCARTHPDRLGG, from the coding sequence GTGACGGCGACGCTGGTGACACTGGGCGCCGCCGGACCGGGCACGGCGAGCCGCACTCTGGTCTGCGTACCGCACGCCGGTGGCAGCGTGGTGGCGTTTCGGGGATGGGTCCGGGTCGCCGCCGCGGCCGGCATGGCCCTCCGGGCCGTGCATTGGGAGGACGAAACCGGCACGAACGGTCGGCGGCCCAGCATCGAGTCCCGGGCCGACGCGCTCGCCGCCGAGCTGCGTGACCTCCCCGAACCCTGGGTGCTGTTGGGACACAGCCTCGGCGCGTTGATCGCCGCGGAGACGGCTCGGCGGGTCGAGGAGCAGGCCGGCGCCTCGGTGCCGGAGCGTGTCGTCCTCTGCGCCGCGGCTCCGCCCGGTTACCCGCGCGGCTTCCCGCCCGGCGTGCTCAACGCCTCCGGCACAGGCATGGCCCAGTACGTACGGCGGCTCGGTGGCACACCCGAGGAGATCCTGAGCGATCCGGAGTTCGGCCCGCAGCTGCTGACCCAGCTGCGCAACGACCTGGACCTGATCGAGCGTTACGAAGGCGCCTCCGGACGACCGCTGTCGTCGCCGGTCTCGGTCTACGGCGGCGCGTCGGACGCGTCGGTGCCGATCGAGGTGCTGGGCGGCTGGCGGGCCTTCGCTCCCCAGGCCCGGGTACGTGTCTTCCCCGGAAACCACTTCTTCCTGCACGACAGCCCGGCCGACGTATGCCGGGAGGTGGCCGCCGACTGCGCGCGGACCCACCCGGACCGCCTTGGCGGGTAG
- a CDS encoding FkbM family methyltransferase → MTGSHTAARRQLRLPDGRLVWCTRPAEASLMWREVSGDGFYRRASQQLQPGDAVLDVGANVGLVSIAFAAEHPGLRVIAAEPVPDTFECLRANLDQHVPGGVAVCTAVAATAGTQQLTYYPDAPGNSGLYADRQADDALTRTFMRNGGMDDESIDLLIEGLHDGHSLEVPVTTVSNLLSEHGIGRVSLLKVDVERAELDVLRGVAPADWPRIDAVVAEVHDEEGRLAEFCDLLRAAGLSPQTRQDPSLSGTELYEVYGDRS, encoded by the coding sequence ATGACAGGCTCGCATACCGCCGCCCGCCGCCAACTGCGGCTGCCGGACGGCCGTCTCGTGTGGTGCACCCGCCCGGCCGAGGCGTCGCTGATGTGGCGTGAGGTCAGTGGCGACGGCTTCTACCGGCGGGCGTCACAGCAACTGCAGCCGGGCGACGCGGTCCTCGATGTCGGAGCGAACGTCGGACTCGTGTCGATCGCCTTCGCCGCCGAGCACCCGGGCCTGCGGGTGATCGCGGCCGAACCCGTACCCGACACGTTCGAGTGCCTCCGGGCGAATCTCGATCAGCACGTTCCCGGCGGCGTGGCCGTATGCACCGCGGTGGCGGCCACGGCGGGCACTCAGCAACTCACCTACTATCCCGACGCGCCGGGCAACTCCGGCCTGTATGCGGACCGGCAGGCGGACGACGCCCTCACCAGGACCTTCATGCGCAACGGCGGGATGGACGACGAATCCATCGATCTGCTGATCGAGGGGCTCCACGACGGCCACAGCCTCGAGGTTCCGGTCACGACGGTCTCCAACCTGCTGAGCGAGCACGGCATCGGGCGCGTCTCGTTGCTGAAGGTCGACGTGGAGCGTGCGGAACTGGACGTGCTGCGCGGCGTCGCCCCAGCCGACTGGCCCCGGATCGACGCCGTCGTCGCCGAGGTGCACGACGAGGAGGGCCGCCTTGCCGAATTCTGCGATCTGCTCCGCGCGGCGGGCCTGTCGCCGCAGACCCGGCAGGATCCCAGCCTGAGCGGAACGGAGCTCTACGAAGTGTACGGTGACCGGTCGTGA
- a CDS encoding cytochrome P450, whose translation MPHGQHASTTYADELCDPELYQQGNPEDLWRRMHAAAPVHEGTHEGRRFHAVLSHLLVSQALKNTKGFSSERGMRLDQNPAATSAAAGKMLIITDPPRHGKIRRIVNSVFTPRMVSRLEQNMRATAAAAIDRALEAGECDFTSVAARLPLSVICDMLGVPSGDWDFMLERTMVAFGSAQADELAMAEAHADILSYYEDLVRRRRREPGEDVVTALVNGRIDGAGLTDEEIFLNCDGLISGGNETTRHATTGGLLALIHHPGQWAMLRDDPGLLPGAVQEILRFTSPAMHVLRTAVVATEIGGYALRPGDPVALWLAAANRDPEVFADPDGFDITRHPNPHVTFAAGPHYCLGSALATSELTVIFDELLRRVRGAELTGPPRRARSILIRGYDSVPVRLAAA comes from the coding sequence ATGCCCCATGGCCAGCACGCTTCTACGACCTACGCCGACGAACTCTGCGATCCGGAGCTGTACCAGCAGGGCAACCCGGAAGACCTGTGGCGGCGGATGCACGCCGCGGCGCCCGTGCACGAAGGCACGCACGAGGGGCGCCGGTTCCATGCCGTGCTCTCGCACCTGCTCGTCTCCCAGGCCCTGAAGAACACCAAGGGATTCTCCTCCGAACGCGGCATGCGGCTGGACCAGAACCCGGCCGCCACCTCGGCCGCGGCCGGAAAGATGCTGATCATCACGGACCCGCCGCGGCACGGCAAGATCCGGCGCATCGTCAACTCGGTGTTTACGCCACGCATGGTCAGCCGCCTCGAGCAGAACATGCGCGCCACCGCTGCCGCCGCCATCGACCGGGCGCTCGAGGCGGGGGAATGCGACTTCACCAGCGTCGCCGCGCGCCTGCCGCTCTCGGTCATCTGCGACATGCTCGGAGTGCCGTCCGGGGACTGGGACTTCATGCTGGAGCGGACCATGGTGGCGTTCGGGTCGGCCCAGGCCGACGAGCTCGCGATGGCCGAGGCGCACGCCGACATCCTGTCGTACTACGAGGACCTGGTTCGCCGCCGTCGCCGCGAGCCTGGGGAGGACGTGGTCACCGCGCTGGTGAACGGCCGTATCGACGGCGCCGGGCTGACGGACGAGGAGATCTTCCTCAACTGCGACGGCCTCATCTCCGGCGGCAACGAGACGACTCGGCACGCCACGACCGGGGGGCTGCTGGCCCTGATCCACCATCCCGGGCAGTGGGCGATGTTGCGCGACGACCCCGGGCTGCTGCCCGGCGCCGTTCAGGAGATCCTGCGGTTCACCAGCCCGGCGATGCATGTTCTGCGCACGGCGGTCGTGGCGACCGAGATCGGCGGATACGCACTGAGGCCGGGAGATCCGGTCGCCCTGTGGCTGGCGGCCGCCAACCGCGACCCCGAGGTGTTCGCCGATCCCGATGGTTTCGACATCACCCGGCATCCCAACCCACATGTCACCTTCGCGGCCGGCCCGCACTACTGCCTCGGCTCGGCGCTGGCCACGTCCGAGCTCACGGTCATCTTCGATGAACTGCTGCGGCGCGTACGCGGGGCCGAGCTGACCGGACCGCCCCGCCGAGCGCGATCGATCCTGATCCGGGGTTACGACTCGGTTCCCGTACGGCTCGCCGCGGCTTGA